The sequence below is a genomic window from Lysobacter stagni.
TTCCCGGACGTGCGCTTCGATTACGTCGACGACTGACGCGATTCAGGCATCCAGCGCGAACAGCTGCAGGTCTTCCTCGCCCATGCACACGGTCTCCTCGAAGCGCAGCCCGATGCGTTCGAGCACCTTCACCGATGCCGCGTTGCCGGGCGATACGATCGCCAGCAGGCGAGGCATGCCCAACACGCGCATCGCGTGGTCGCGCACCGCGCTGCACGCTTCCACTGCGTAACCCTTCGACCAGTGTCGCGGCAGGAAGGCATAGCCGATGTCGGGGGCCGGTAACGTGTCGCGACGCAACACGCCGCTCAGGCCGATCGATTCGCTGGTCTCTTTCAGCTCCACCAGCCATAGCCCATAGCCGTTCTGTGCGTAGCTGGCGCGCGGCCCGTTGTGGATGTAGTTCACCGCGCTGCACAGGTCGCGCACGCCGCGATCGCCGATGTTGTCCAGGAACGACGGGTCGGTCAGCAATTCCAGGATGAAGGGCGCGTCGCGCTCCTCGATCTCGCGAAGGCGAAGGCGTTCGGTTTGCAGGATCAGCATGCGTTGTCCGGATTTCTGTGTCGTTCCCAGTGATACCGCTGGGAACGATCATATTGTCGTGCGTGCGGTCATGTCGCGTATCAGCGCTGCAGGTCGAACACTGCGCGCACGCTCTCACGATACTCCACGTCCGATTGCAGATAGCGCCCGGACGAACCCATGCGGGTACCCGTCACTTGCACCCGGTCCAGCGTGGTCGCGTTGTACTGGTATTCGACGTTGGATCCCTGGCTGTTGATGCTGTAGACCGGTCCCAGTTTGCCCCCGAACGCGGTGGCCAGGTCGGCCGCCTGCTGGCGTGCCACCGCGATGGCCTGCAATCGCGCCTCCTCCCGCAGTGCCTTCTCGCGAGTCGACTCGAACGACACGTTGGCGATGCCCGTGGCGCCGGCGCCCAGGCCGAAATCGAGGAACTCGTTGAGTCGCGTGAGGTCGTTGAGCACCACCGTCACCTTCCGCTCGGCGACGAAGCCACGCGACACGCGGCGGCCGTTGTCGTCGAAATCGACGTCCTCGCCGGTCGACAAGTCGGAGGCACGGATGTCCTTGTCCTGTATGGCGTACCGCGACAGCCCTTCCAGCAAGGCATTGACCGCGACATCCACCTTCTGTTTGGCGACCAGGGGGCGAGCATCGCGCTGCAGGAAATCGAAGCTCACACGCGCCGAATCGGGCCGCGCAGAGACCTTGCCCTCGCCGCTGGCGATCACGTGGGGGCCATCGGGCAGCGGCGTGCCCGCCACGCTTGTCACCGGGACCAGCAACGCCACCGCGAACGCCAATGAATGCATCGACCGCATCGATCCGCTCCATTCCCCTGGAGCCGGCAGGCTAGCACGCGTGCCTATTTCTCCCGCCGCCAGTTGATCGAAGCACGGTTCTCCACCGTGCTCGATTCGATCTGCACGTCGAAGCCCTTGCGCAGCAGGTACTTGAGCATCAGCACCTGGCCGGTGCCCAGCAGCGATACGCCGTAGCCGACGTACAGGCGCGGCGAGAGATGCTTGCCCACGCCGAGCACGCTGCCGCCGAGCGCGCGGCTTTCGCTGACGCCCGCATCGTCCAGGCCCAGCTTCGCGCCCAGCTGCGAGGCGATGAGGCTGCCGCCTGCCGAAAGCGCGGCGCTCGCGGCGGTGACCTGCCGGCTTTCGTCGCTGCTGGCGCTGGCCAGCGGACGGCCCAGCGTGAGGTAGGCCAGCGCTTCGGACTGCGAACTGGCTGGATCGGACCAGACCGTCGCGGTGGGCGCACTGGCGCGGCCGCGGATGTCGACGCCGGCCGTCACGTCGCCGACCACGCGTTCGGCGCGCACGTTGAGGATCGGATCGGACACGGGACCGCCCGACCACGACAACTCGCCGCGCGTGATGTTGAGTTCCTGACCGTACGCCTTGTACGTGCCGTGCACCTGCAGCTGACCGCTGGCCGTCATCTCGCGGCCGGGGTGCGAGCGCACGCGCATCCGGCCGCCCAGTCCGCCTTCCAGGCCAAAGCCGTTGAGGCGGACGTCGTCGCCGAGCACGAGCGCCAGGTCCAGGTCGAGCGGCGAGGCGGCGGTCCGCTCTGGATCCTCCGGATCCAGCACCACCACATCCGGCGACGCCGATACGCCCTGGTCCAGTCGTTCCAGGTCGATGCGTGCCGAAGGCACCGTGACCGTGCCGGTTACCGTGATCGGCTGACCGGCGGCATAGCGCACCTGCAGGTCGGGACTGGCGACGGCGTGCAGGTCGCGCGTGTCGGATACCAGCACGTTCTGCCCGCGGACCGTGAGCAGGAGTGGCGCGGTGGTGTCCTGCCAGTTGAGGGTGCCATCGACCTTGAGCGTGCCCTCGCCAGAACGTATGGAACCGGCGATGCGCGCGGTGCCGTCGGGCAGTGCATCCAGGTGAACGTCGCCGTTGTCGAGCACGATGGCCAGCGACGGGATTTCGGTGCTGAACTCGCTCAGCCGTGCCTGCCCGCCGATCTGCGGACGTGCACGCGTGCCGCCCAGCGTGAGTCGCGCATCGAGCCGGCCCTTGGGTTCCATGATGTCGGGCGAGAACAGCTCCAGCCATACCAGCTCGGTGGTGTTGACCGCGACGTTGCCTGACAGCGGCGCGTAGTCGTCCCAGCCGGTCGTGATGCTGGCCTCGATGCGGCCGCCGCTGTTGAAGGCCGTGCCCAGTTCGGCATGGATGCGACGCGGGTCGAAGGTCGCGTCGAGGACGAGGTTGTCGTAGTTCAGAACTTCGCGCCGGGAGCGCGCGCTGTTCTTCAGGCCGCCACCGGCCGAACGCACGTGCACCTCGCCGCGCCATGCATTGCCGGCGGGTCGCAGCTGGCCATCGAGCGAGATCTCGCCGCGCAGCACCCACGGCCGGCCGTCCTCGCGCTCGGGCAGATACGGGACCAGCAGACTCAGCGGCAATGCATCGCCATTCACCGCCAGCCCGCGACGCGGCCAGTCGGCGCTGGCGCACAGCGAACCGCCGCCGCTGGAGACGAAACAGCTGTTGCTCAGCGAGCCGTTGCGGCCATCCCAGCTGAAACGGGCTGCCTGCTGCAGGTGCCACGACGCGCCACGCGTGGGCGCCAATTGGAATGCCGACAGCGCGCCCTGCCACGTCGTGCCGCGTCGTGCCGCATCGCCGGCCAGCGTCAGGTGACCGATGTCGCCATGCGCCTCGCCCTGCAGATGCAGCGATTCCACGGCGCCGCGTGCGTCCAGCGTCACCGACGACAGTGGCAGGCCAACCTCCAGTCCGGTGGCCCGCACCGCGATCGCGCCGTTGCCGCGCTGCCAGGGCAGGCGGCCCTTGGCGGTGAACGTATCGGCGCGGTAATCGCCGTACTTCAGCCCGCTGCCGGTGAGGTCGGCCACGACATCGGGCGCGGCCCGCGGACCCTTCACCTGCAGCGTG
It includes:
- a CDS encoding SIMPL domain-containing protein (The SIMPL domain is named for its presence in mouse protein SIMPL (signalling molecule that associates with mouse pelle-like kinase). Bacterial member BP26, from Brucella, was shown to assemble into a channel-like structure, while YggE from E. coli has been associated with resistance to oxidative stress.), with protein sequence MRSMHSLAFAVALLVPVTSVAGTPLPDGPHVIASGEGKVSARPDSARVSFDFLQRDARPLVAKQKVDVAVNALLEGLSRYAIQDKDIRASDLSTGEDVDFDDNGRRVSRGFVAERKVTVVLNDLTRLNEFLDFGLGAGATGIANVSFESTREKALREEARLQAIAVARQQAADLATAFGGKLGPVYSINSQGSNVEYQYNATTLDRVQVTGTRMGSSGRYLQSDVEYRESVRAVFDLQR
- a CDS encoding translocation/assembly module TamB domain-containing protein; this translates as MNTATPGNEDPREQRIAELRQRRFARLRWLAVRAGILSVAVALLAGVFLYWLLTSIGGRDLLMAQIVARLPDNATLSWRSLEGPLSGPLTLNGVRFTYDRIVFTAERVHIDPAIRPLIRRRLRLDALQIRNATLEIPKSDEPFELPRWPEVLPEIAPPLELQAEDVRVDGFLLTQEKEKLIDVRTLRGGLDAREGRLHVERVFVDSDRGRFNLHGDYLPREDYRTDLTASAVLPAADGRTPARVGVVARGDLSRMNVAIAGHVPSPLHASLVLHGRDEPRWRLDADAEGLDLGLLTGAEARDDDQPIVFSFSADGMGGAADLRGELRRGDLVATVLPSKVKLENQVLDVQPLALRIFGGEATLRGTADFTDAANARFRFAANARGLTFGGTTTVAAAAPNPPASVSARKLQQATTQAPQGAQEVPVAIGVDADLGFAGTLKSWAAIGNATLRRDREQATVRFDGRGNDERMVLKTLQARMPSGTLDGTGTVAWAPSLSWNLDTTLAGFDPGYFAADWKGSVNGKLTTTGRTRDDGGLEIVADASQLGGRLRNRPLQGRAHFTMHGAGTAGGETAYEGDVALTLGGSRIDAKGRVASALDIDATFAPLVLSDLLPGGAGTLRGTLQVKGPRAAPDVVADLTGSGLKYGDYRADTFTAKGRLPWQRGNGAIAVRATGLEVGLPLSSVTLDARGAVESLHLQGEAHGDIGHLTLAGDAARRGTTWQGALSAFQLAPTRGASWHLQQAARFSWDGRNGSLSNSCFVSSGGGSLCASADWPRRGLAVNGDALPLSLLVPYLPEREDGRPWVLRGEISLDGQLRPAGNAWRGEVHVRSAGGGLKNSARSRREVLNYDNLVLDATFDPRRIHAELGTAFNSGGRIEASITTGWDDYAPLSGNVAVNTTELVWLELFSPDIMEPKGRLDARLTLGGTRARPQIGGQARLSEFSTEIPSLAIVLDNGDVHLDALPDGTARIAGSIRSGEGTLKVDGTLNWQDTTAPLLLTVRGQNVLVSDTRDLHAVASPDLQVRYAAGQPITVTGTVTVPSARIDLERLDQGVSASPDVVVLDPEDPERTAASPLDLDLALVLGDDVRLNGFGLEGGLGGRMRVRSHPGREMTASGQLQVHGTYKAYGQELNITRGELSWSGGPVSDPILNVRAERVVGDVTAGVDIRGRASAPTATVWSDPASSQSEALAYLTLGRPLASASSDESRQVTAASAALSAGGSLIASQLGAKLGLDDAGVSESRALGGSVLGVGKHLSPRLYVGYGVSLLGTGQVLMLKYLLRKGFDVQIESSTVENRASINWRREK
- a CDS encoding GNAT family N-acetyltransferase — encoded protein: MLILQTERLRLREIEERDAPFILELLTDPSFLDNIGDRGVRDLCSAVNYIHNGPRASYAQNGYGLWLVELKETSESIGLSGVLRRDTLPAPDIGYAFLPRHWSKGYAVEACSAVRDHAMRVLGMPRLLAIVSPGNAASVKVLERIGLRFEETVCMGEEDLQLFALDA